From the genome of Bos taurus isolate L1 Dominette 01449 registration number 42190680 breed Hereford chromosome 2, ARS-UCD2.0, whole genome shotgun sequence, one region includes:
- the PLEKHA3 gene encoding pleckstrin homology domain-containing family A member 3 isoform X3 — protein MAVCEIKVHSADNTRMELIIPGEQHFYMKAVNAAERQRWLVALGSSKACLTDTRTKKEKEISETSESLKTKMSELRLYCDLLMKQVHTIQEFVHHDESHSSLSIENMNEASSLLSATCNTFITTLEECVKIANAKFKPEMFQLSHPDPLVSPVSPSPVQMMKRSVSHPGSCSTERSSHSIKEPVSALHRLSQRRRRTYSDTDSCNDVPLEDPDRPVHCSRNTLNGDLASATIPEESRFMAKKKSESEDPLLSFSS, from the exons TCCATTCAGCTGACAACACGAGAATGGAATTAATCATTCCAGGAGAGCAGCATTTCTACATGAAGGCGGTGAATGCAGCTGAGAGACAGAGGTGGCTGGTTGCTCTGGGGAGCTCCAAAGCCTGTTTGACTGATACAaggactaaaaaagaaaaag AAATAAGTGAAACCAGTGAGTCTCTGAAAACCAAAATGTCTGAACTTCGCCTCTACTGTGACCTCCTAATGAAGCAAGTTCATACGATCCAAGAGTTTGTTCACCACGATGAGAGTCATTCATCGCTCAGCATAGAG aacaTGAATGAAGCCTCTTCTCTACTTAGTGCCACGTGTAATACATTCATCACGACGCTTGAGGAATGTGTGAAGATAGCAAATGCCAAGTTTAAACCCGAGATGTTTCAGCTGTCCCATCCGGACCCCTTGGTTTCTCCTGTGTCACCTTCCCCTGTTCAAATG atGAAGCGTTCTGTCAGCCATCCTGGTTCTTGCAGTACAGAGAG gaGTAGCCACTCTATAAAAGAACCCGTGTCTGCACTTCACCGACTCTCCCAGCGACGCCGAAGAACCTACTCCGATACAGACTCTTGTAATGATGTTCCTCTTGAAGACCCAGATA GACCTGTTCACTGTTCAAGAAATACACTTAATGGAGATTTGGCATCAGCAACCATTCCTGAAGAAAGCAGATTTATGGCCAAAAAGAAATCTGAATCAGAAGATCCTCTTCTATCCTTCTCTTCCTGA